Sequence from the Corallococcus sp. EGB genome:
TCGACGCTCACGGATGGCAAGGTGCTGCTCGCGGCGCTGCGCCAGCCTGGCCTGGTGCTGGGGCTCACGAGTCCGCGCCGGCGGCTCCTGGCGCAGCGGGGAATGGGGCTGCGCCGCAGTGGGGACACCGCCGGACACGCGCTATCGGCCACGGCGCGGCTCACGCTTCCCCAGGGCGACACGGACCTCCAGGCGTCGGAGGTCTTCTTGTCCGCGCTGCTCGCGGGCGTGGCGCTGCGAGAGTCCCCGGCGGACGGACTCATCCGCCTGCGCATGCCGGTAGACCTGCGGCGGATGCTGGGGCTCGGGCGGACGCTGGGCAATGGCTGCTCCGCGGTGCCGATTGAGATCTCCCTGAAGGAGGTCCGCGCCCGGCTGGAGGCCCCGCGCGAGCTGGCCCGCTTCCTCCGCTCCGAGGTGCAGCGGGTGCTCGATGAGGGCGTGCACTGGACGACGGCGCTGGAGTGCATGGCGGTGGCCCGGCTCGCACCTGCGCGGGTGCTGCGCAAGAACGCGCGTCCCGGGCTCATCGCCGAGCCCCGGACGAACACGCTCGTCGTCACCTACCTGGGACGGATGGACAAGCACTTCACGGAGGCGCCGTTCCGCATCCGCTCCATGCGCAGCCACACGGCCACCTGGGGCGCCACGGGCCTGTCGTTCGCGGACACGCTCAACATCAACACGGCGGCCTTCGAGGGACTCTGGACGCGCGAGGAGTTGCGCGACTTCACGGAGCGCGTCGCCGGGTGGGCGTCCTCGGGCTTCGGCCTGCGGGCGGAGGTGCTCGCGCCATGATGGGGCTGCGCGAGGCGCCCGGGGTGTACCTGGGCTTCATCTGCCTGCACGTGCTCGCGGGGCACCTGGGCACAAGCCTCGTCTACCGCCTGCGCTTCGGGCGCAGCCCGCTGGCGTACCGGAGCGCTGCGGCGGATTCCGCGCACACGCGCGTCACGCGGCGCATCAGTGGCGTCTCGCTGCTCTGGGCCGGCTCCGTGCTCGCGACCGCGTTCTGGCCCGCGTGGTCCGTCATGCCCTGGGGACGGCCGCTGCTGCCCATTCCTCCGTTCGCGGGTTGGGTGCTCGGTGTCGTGGGGCTCATGGGCATGCTGTGGGCCCAGTATGGAATGGGCCCGGCGTTCCGCATCGGCGTGGACGCGGGGGAAGCCCGGCCCGAGCTGCGCGAGGGGGGACTCCACCGCTGCTCGCGCAACCCCATCTACGTGTTCTCCTACCTGTACCTCGTCGGGGCTTCGCTCTGGGCTCCGTCCGTGGTGACGCTGGGCGCCTGTGCGGCGCTCGGGGGGCTCTTCCATCAACTGGTGCTCCAGGAGGAGCGGTTCCTCGCGGACCGCCTCGGTGAGCCCTACGCGCGCTATTGCCAGCGCGTCCCGCGCTACTTCTGACGCGCCATGCAGC
This genomic interval carries:
- a CDS encoding isoprenylcysteine carboxylmethyltransferase family protein; its protein translation is MMGLREAPGVYLGFICLHVLAGHLGTSLVYRLRFGRSPLAYRSAAADSAHTRVTRRISGVSLLWAGSVLATAFWPAWSVMPWGRPLLPIPPFAGWVLGVVGLMGMLWAQYGMGPAFRIGVDAGEARPELREGGLHRCSRNPIYVFSYLYLVGASLWAPSVVTLGACAALGGLFHQLVLQEERFLADRLGEPYARYCQRVPRYF